One Peribacillus simplex NBRC 15720 = DSM 1321 genomic region harbors:
- a CDS encoding sensor histidine kinase, with protein MKYVYRLDALKGSFLSIFPILSLVLCMLFPVVIEEDFVWDLRWIPFLLGGLYGGYRLGIILIVITLLIRYLSGGENGFYISCITFPLIGVSLFFISKYYLKMSVIKKILIGISLIFIVQILTQFISIEVFELTIGISLWKQYFTIQVIGIVVVILLWEVILTNFQVLEKLVKAEKLQIVSHLAASISHEVRNPLTVTRGYIQMLSEDVSPHTKVEYANIALKELDRATEVINDYLTFAAISPENTERLRVSEEIQHVVNSIKPLANNNGTELKLSLFEDGAYYIMGERKKFQQCLFNILKNGIESMHHDGEIYIHLIRAASTIQIKIQDQGIGMTQEQIYRLGEPYFTTKNKGTGLGMMVSYSVIKSMDGTVHVSSVQGKGTCFSINLPIHGNDHI; from the coding sequence GTGAAATACGTATATCGTTTAGATGCATTAAAAGGTTCCTTCCTATCAATTTTCCCTATTCTTTCACTTGTTCTATGCATGCTGTTTCCTGTGGTTATAGAAGAGGATTTTGTTTGGGATCTTAGATGGATCCCTTTTCTTTTAGGCGGTTTATATGGAGGCTACCGGTTAGGAATCATATTAATAGTCATCACTCTTCTAATTCGCTATTTATCAGGGGGGGAAAATGGATTTTACATTTCATGCATCACCTTTCCACTAATTGGAGTTTCCCTGTTTTTTATATCTAAATACTACCTGAAAATGTCTGTCATTAAAAAAATTCTCATCGGTATATCATTAATCTTCATTGTACAAATTCTCACACAGTTTATTTCAATAGAAGTATTTGAACTTACTATCGGAATAAGTCTATGGAAACAATACTTCACGATCCAAGTCATAGGAATTGTTGTTGTAATCTTACTATGGGAGGTCATCCTCACTAATTTTCAGGTTCTCGAAAAATTAGTGAAAGCGGAAAAATTGCAAATCGTTAGTCATCTGGCTGCAAGCATATCCCATGAAGTCAGAAATCCCCTTACTGTTACCAGGGGCTATATTCAAATGTTAAGCGAAGACGTGTCTCCCCATACAAAGGTCGAATATGCAAATATTGCACTGAAGGAATTAGATCGGGCCACGGAAGTCATTAATGATTATTTGACGTTTGCTGCCATAAGCCCTGAAAACACAGAGCGATTAAGGGTATCCGAGGAAATTCAGCATGTCGTGAACAGCATAAAACCCTTGGCAAACAATAATGGAACAGAATTGAAGTTATCCCTATTCGAAGATGGAGCTTATTATATCATGGGGGAAAGGAAGAAATTCCAGCAGTGCTTGTTCAATATCTTAAAGAATGGGATAGAATCGATGCACCATGATGGAGAAATATACATACATTTAATTCGTGCTGCCTCCACCATCCAAATTAAGATCCAAGATCAAGGAATTGGAATGACACAGGAACAAATATACCGTTTAGGTGAGCCTTACTTCACTACAAAAAATAAAGGGACGGGATTAGGCATGATGGTTTCATATAGCGTTATCAAAAGCATGGATGGAACGGTACATGTTTCAAGTGTACAAGGGAAAGGGACATGTTTCTCTATTAACCTGCCCATACATGGAAACGATCATATTTGA
- a CDS encoding acyl-CoA dehydrogenase family protein, protein MSFFQSQKQKEYIQKLEESIQSFSGRSEALDDSRGFPFENIQELKEFGYPQLTLAKEDGGYGGSLYDFLLCQEKIAQYCGPTALGIGWHVGTVLSLTEKRPWEKGVMNELFDEVSKGALINTAASEAGTGSPTRGGRPETIAIKKGQQWILNGRKTFTTLSPVLDIFLVTAWVTEDEQLGTFLVHRDVMGVSIEETWDMISMQGTGSHDLVLNDVILPEKYYVMKSNPGKKRKPEAWLLHIPACYLGIAVAARNYAVEFAKTYSPNSLPGPIRDLPNVQRTIGEMELELGEAHHFLYSVAEKWVRHPEDHDELSKQLGAVKLSVVNKSISIVDKAMRVVGAKSLQRNNPLQRYYRDVRAGLHNPPMDDATITMLAKSALY, encoded by the coding sequence ATGTCGTTTTTTCAATCACAGAAGCAAAAAGAATATATACAAAAATTGGAGGAATCGATTCAGTCCTTTTCCGGCCGATCTGAAGCACTTGATGATTCAAGGGGTTTTCCTTTTGAAAACATTCAGGAGTTAAAGGAATTCGGCTATCCCCAATTAACGTTAGCAAAAGAAGATGGCGGATATGGCGGTTCCTTATATGATTTTCTCCTATGCCAAGAAAAAATAGCTCAATATTGTGGCCCAACAGCCTTAGGGATAGGCTGGCATGTCGGAACGGTCCTATCCTTAACGGAGAAGAGACCATGGGAAAAAGGAGTCATGAATGAATTGTTTGATGAAGTGTCGAAAGGCGCCCTCATCAACACGGCAGCTTCTGAAGCTGGAACAGGTAGCCCGACGCGCGGAGGCCGTCCGGAAACGATCGCTATCAAAAAGGGTCAACAATGGATTTTGAATGGCAGAAAGACTTTTACTACACTCTCTCCCGTCCTTGATATTTTTCTTGTAACGGCATGGGTAACCGAGGATGAGCAGCTAGGCACATTTTTAGTTCATCGTGATGTAATGGGGGTAAGTATAGAAGAAACTTGGGATATGATTTCCATGCAGGGGACAGGAAGTCATGATTTGGTGTTAAATGATGTCATCCTGCCTGAAAAGTATTATGTCATGAAAAGCAATCCTGGTAAAAAAAGAAAACCCGAAGCGTGGCTATTACATATACCTGCTTGCTACTTGGGGATTGCAGTGGCTGCCAGAAATTACGCAGTCGAATTTGCAAAAACCTATTCTCCCAATAGCTTACCAGGACCAATCAGGGACCTTCCGAATGTTCAACGGACAATTGGGGAGATGGAACTGGAATTGGGCGAAGCACACCATTTCCTCTACTCTGTCGCAGAAAAATGGGTGCGGCACCCTGAAGATCATGATGAATTATCGAAGCAATTGGGTGCGGTTAAGTTATCAGTCGTCAACAAATCGATTTCCATCGTCGATAAAGCGATGAGAGTCGTCGGAGCCAAAAGTTTACAACGAAATAATCCCCTGCAACGCTACTATAGGGATGTACGCGCAGGACTTCATAATCCTCCTATGGATGATGCGACAATTACCATGCTCGCAAAGTCAGCTCTTTATTAA
- a CDS encoding GTPase family protein — protein MVEKHDEMGSIFSFIKGQVDKLPISQAKKNKMLDQLLKLKTMTVDAREPRIALVGRRGSGKSSLINAMFGQERQYVSSVKSGTGKGKWLWYPSDAEPKIRLLDSRGLGESEAPTEEFEAETPMDELKKAVTEEQPDVFLFLIKAKETDSRIEEDLQELNKLRKIVKENHHYDVPVICVVTQVDELDPPHYKQAPFDANPKKKQNIDEAIALMSKRFKESEIPLLNIIPICSYIDFDESGKIEYDMRWNIDLLSDYLIEALPSEAKLKTAKAIQSQFVKKKFARTIVGTFTAIAGLIGAEPIPFADFPILTGIQGLMIVVIGFIADKEINTKTASEFIAALGINVGIGLLVREGVRAAVRFIPGAGLVVSGAVAGAVTYGIGQAAIAYFLENKDIDQAKEAYKNANKEYKNEDIDS, from the coding sequence ATGGTGGAAAAACACGATGAAATGGGAAGTATATTCAGTTTCATTAAAGGCCAGGTAGATAAGCTGCCCATTTCACAAGCGAAAAAGAACAAAATGCTCGACCAGCTCTTAAAGCTTAAAACGATGACAGTTGATGCAAGGGAACCGCGAATTGCTCTTGTCGGAAGGCGAGGGTCCGGAAAATCCTCACTGATCAATGCGATGTTTGGTCAGGAACGGCAATATGTCAGTTCCGTTAAATCTGGCACGGGTAAGGGGAAATGGCTCTGGTACCCGAGTGATGCCGAGCCCAAAATTCGTTTGCTGGATTCACGCGGGCTGGGTGAGAGTGAAGCTCCTACTGAAGAATTCGAAGCAGAAACACCAATGGATGAATTGAAAAAAGCGGTAACCGAAGAACAGCCTGATGTGTTTCTTTTCTTGATTAAAGCAAAAGAAACAGATTCAAGGATTGAAGAAGATTTACAGGAATTGAATAAACTGCGCAAAATCGTTAAAGAGAATCACCATTATGATGTACCCGTTATCTGTGTGGTCACCCAAGTGGATGAATTAGATCCACCACATTATAAACAAGCACCTTTTGATGCCAATCCTAAGAAAAAGCAGAATATTGATGAAGCCATCGCTTTGATGTCAAAACGATTTAAAGAGAGTGAAATACCACTTTTGAACATCATTCCTATTTGTTCGTATATTGATTTTGATGAAAGCGGAAAGATTGAATATGATATGCGTTGGAACATTGATTTGCTTTCTGATTACTTAATCGAGGCCTTACCCAGTGAAGCAAAGCTGAAGACTGCTAAAGCGATCCAGAGCCAATTCGTTAAGAAGAAATTCGCGCGGACGATAGTGGGAACGTTTACGGCAATCGCCGGTTTAATCGGTGCAGAACCAATACCTTTTGCCGATTTTCCCATTTTGACCGGCATTCAAGGTTTGATGATTGTGGTGATTGGTTTTATCGCGGATAAAGAAATAAATACAAAAACGGCAAGTGAATTTATTGCGGCATTAGGGATCAATGTTGGAATCGGTCTCCTTGTCAGGGAAGGTGTCAGGGCTGCAGTCCGTTTCATCCCAGGAGCTGGTCTAGTCGTTTCCGGTGCAGTAGCGGGCGCAGTCACATATGGAATCGGGCAAGCAGCGATAGCTTACTTTCTCGAAAACAAAGATATCGATCAGGCAAAGGAAGCTTACAAGAACGCGAACAAAGAATATAAAAATGAAGACATTGACTCTTAA
- a CDS encoding helix-turn-helix transcriptional regulator, translating to MKKGEKLSATVETVGLSQREFLTIFLLHSLRIKANYPRAIHQDLKNTFTGKVHSYDYLCKISNTLVESNHLSLYTNKGRNYYQITEKGKELYIWYQENFLERFSEVKKVIDRFMFDLRGSGENPPVLNELPEEYRSYFSKIISVKDLVRYITLKAAFTKKPIYMGEIGDLLKNQFGWIASNGYLYDLSHEMEENGLLVGRWESEKRTKRYLRITDEGTHHYKQIADSAAFQVQEIQKYMASVVMFLKEKS from the coding sequence GTGAAGAAAGGGGAGAAACTGTCTGCAACGGTTGAAACGGTTGGCTTGAGCCAGCGGGAATTTTTAACGATTTTTTTACTTCACTCTTTGAGAATAAAAGCGAATTATCCAAGGGCGATTCATCAAGACCTAAAAAATACGTTCACTGGAAAAGTGCATAGCTATGACTATTTATGTAAAATATCCAATACGCTAGTCGAATCCAACCATCTATCATTATATACGAATAAGGGAAGAAATTATTATCAAATTACTGAAAAAGGCAAAGAGCTTTACATATGGTACCAAGAAAATTTCCTGGAACGGTTTTCCGAAGTGAAAAAGGTCATTGATCGCTTCATGTTCGATTTAAGGGGTTCTGGTGAAAACCCACCGGTTCTTAATGAGCTTCCTGAAGAATACAGGTCGTATTTCTCGAAAATAATATCGGTGAAGGACCTTGTCCGTTATATAACTTTAAAAGCCGCTTTCACTAAGAAGCCCATTTACATGGGGGAAATTGGCGATCTGCTTAAAAATCAGTTCGGTTGGATCGCTTCAAACGGCTATTTATACGATTTATCTCATGAAATGGAAGAGAACGGCCTTCTTGTCGGCAGGTGGGAAAGTGAAAAACGAACTAAACGGTATTTACGTATCACCGATGAAGGAACGCATCATTACAAACAGATTGCGGATTCTGCCGCCTTTCAAGTCCAGGAAATCCAAAAATACATGGCCAGTGTCGTTATGTTCTTAAAAGAAAAGAGTTAA
- the map gene encoding type I methionyl aminopeptidase: MITIKSEREINLMHEAGKLLAATHREIAKMIKPGITTWEIEEFVDKYLAEHGATPEQKGYNGYKYATCASVNDVICHGFPQKKALIEGDIVTIDMVVNLNGGLADSAWTYAVGEVSDEAQRLMDVTKNALYRGIEVARAGNRLGDIGHAIQSYAEGEKFSVVRDFTGHGIGKTMHEDPTVLHYGKPGKGARLKEGMVITIEPMLNAGTWHMKMDQDGWTARTADGKLSAQYEHTLVITKEDPIILTEQ, translated from the coding sequence ATGATAACCATTAAAAGTGAACGAGAAATAAATTTGATGCATGAAGCGGGCAAACTTCTTGCTGCGACGCATAGAGAAATCGCAAAAATGATAAAACCGGGCATCACGACTTGGGAAATTGAAGAATTTGTCGATAAGTACTTGGCAGAGCATGGTGCTACACCTGAACAAAAGGGCTATAACGGCTATAAATATGCAACGTGTGCATCAGTAAATGATGTTATTTGTCACGGCTTTCCGCAAAAGAAAGCCCTAATAGAGGGTGACATCGTTACGATTGATATGGTGGTGAACCTTAACGGCGGTTTGGCGGATTCAGCTTGGACATATGCAGTCGGTGAAGTTTCCGATGAAGCTCAGCGTTTAATGGATGTAACCAAGAATGCTTTATATAGAGGCATCGAAGTTGCACGGGCAGGAAATCGTCTCGGGGACATCGGGCATGCAATCCAGTCATATGCAGAAGGTGAAAAGTTTTCTGTTGTTCGCGATTTTACAGGACACGGAATCGGTAAAACCATGCACGAGGACCCAACCGTCCTACATTATGGTAAGCCAGGTAAAGGTGCCCGTCTAAAAGAAGGTATGGTCATCACGATCGAGCCAATGTTGAATGCAGGAACATGGCATATGAAAATGGACCAAGACGGCTGGACGGCGAGAACGGCAGATGGAAAGCTTTCCGCCCAATATGAACATACCCTCGTTATTACAAAAGAAGATCCGATCATTTTAACAGAACAGTAA
- the cdaS gene encoding sporulation-specific diadenylate cyclase CdaS, with amino-acid sequence MPVNNGNCDFSPMKQMLKEDIRQVISALQDNLEAMGDENYCLLGNFEKIKDKFVYIDMKAATFYLNCYLSPFTDKYPELSICVQNLSNLRHGGLIVIQRGDPLDSLIQPGISIGAELTHSLLESIFFPGNPLHDGAVLVSQNQIVSAANVLPLSDRSTGGKKLGTRHRSALGLSERSDALVLVVSEETGRVSFAFNGNLYPINAHGPI; translated from the coding sequence ATGCCTGTGAATAATGGCAATTGTGATTTTTCACCAATGAAACAAATGTTAAAAGAGGATATACGCCAAGTAATATCGGCATTACAGGATAACTTAGAAGCAATGGGTGATGAAAATTATTGTCTCCTTGGAAATTTCGAAAAAATAAAGGATAAATTCGTATACATCGATATGAAAGCAGCAACATTTTATTTAAACTGTTATTTGTCACCGTTTACGGACAAATATCCCGAATTATCAATTTGCGTACAAAATTTATCGAATTTGAGACATGGCGGGTTGATTGTGATTCAAAGGGGAGATCCTCTTGATTCATTGATTCAACCCGGTATTTCAATAGGAGCGGAGTTAACTCATTCTTTATTGGAATCAATTTTTTTCCCTGGAAATCCACTACATGATGGCGCCGTTTTGGTTAGTCAAAATCAGATTGTTTCCGCAGCAAATGTCCTTCCGCTTTCAGACAGATCAACAGGGGGAAAAAAACTTGGAACACGCCACCGCTCTGCATTAGGTTTATCTGAACGAAGTGATGCCCTTGTATTGGTAGTATCAGAGGAAACAGGAAGAGTTTCATTTGCATTTAATGGGAATCTGTACCCAATTAATGCTCATGGGCCTATATAG
- a CDS encoding 2Fe-2S iron-sulfur cluster-binding protein has protein sequence MPYVTVFDQGTFEVEMGKKLVLALEDNGINILHRCGGKAKCTTCRVEILAGDFLEVTHKEKKMYEEKGMEDHLRLSCQIYVNGDITIRPIKTVENSGIPAGPRPAD, from the coding sequence ATGCCTTATGTAACAGTATTTGACCAAGGAACGTTTGAAGTTGAAATGGGAAAAAAGTTAGTATTAGCATTGGAAGATAACGGTATAAATATTCTCCACCGATGCGGCGGGAAGGCTAAATGTACAACTTGCAGAGTCGAAATATTGGCAGGTGATTTTTTGGAGGTCACACATAAAGAAAAAAAGATGTATGAGGAAAAAGGAATGGAAGATCATTTGCGTTTATCTTGTCAAATTTACGTGAATGGAGACATAACCATTCGGCCGATCAAGACTGTAGAAAACTCTGGAATTCCTGCTGGGCCAAGACCTGCTGACTAA
- a CDS encoding VOC family protein produces the protein MINKVGQIMLYVNNQDESLKFWTEKFGFSVISEEDNGQGLRWIEIAPTKEAQTSIILHNKEFIAKMQPELNLNTPSLMFYSDNLDELYKDFSEKNIKVGELVNMPSGRVFNFADNEDNYFAVMEKK, from the coding sequence ATGATAAATAAAGTCGGTCAAATTATGTTATATGTAAATAACCAAGACGAGTCATTGAAATTTTGGACGGAAAAATTCGGTTTTAGCGTAATTTCTGAAGAAGATAACGGCCAAGGGCTAAGATGGATTGAAATAGCCCCAACAAAGGAAGCACAAACGAGTATCATCCTGCATAATAAGGAATTCATTGCTAAAATGCAGCCTGAATTAAATCTTAATACACCTTCGTTAATGTTTTACTCTGATAATCTTGATGAATTATATAAAGACTTTTCAGAGAAGAATATCAAAGTAGGAGAACTTGTAAATATGCCATCTGGAAGAGTCTTCAATTTTGCTGATAATGAAGATAATTACTTTGCGGTCATGGAAAAGAAGTAA
- a CDS encoding DinB family protein translates to MMVLSKEGLLNILEGNRRLTILVVEAFPEEELFHYTPAGKLRPFAEMVKEIMNIETGYMRGIALSVWEYPDSFAGISTKEELVSACEAVRDDTRKLWEEMKEETLGVVEKDPFFGPSQSHFDRLQYALENEIHHRGQGYIYLRTLGIEPPEFFVR, encoded by the coding sequence ATGATGGTTCTATCGAAAGAAGGTTTATTAAATATATTAGAAGGCAACAGGAGATTGACGATACTGGTGGTTGAAGCCTTTCCTGAAGAGGAATTATTTCACTATACACCGGCCGGGAAGCTTCGCCCTTTCGCAGAGATGGTTAAAGAAATCATGAACATTGAGACTGGATATATGCGTGGGATTGCACTTAGTGTTTGGGAGTATCCAGATTCGTTTGCTGGAATTTCTACCAAAGAGGAACTAGTTTCAGCATGCGAAGCAGTAAGGGATGATACTAGGAAACTGTGGGAGGAAATGAAAGAGGAAACACTTGGAGTGGTGGAAAAGGATCCCTTTTTCGGTCCCTCACAAAGCCACTTTGATAGACTTCAATATGCCTTGGAAAATGAGATCCATCATAGGGGACAGGGTTATATCTATCTTAGAACGCTCGGAATTGAACCACCGGAATTTTTCGTCAGGTAA
- a CDS encoding VOC family protein produces the protein MSVDAYLNFNGNCREAVEFYAEVFGTEQPNIMTFGETPPNPEFTLPEEAKNLVMHSRLNINGSNIMFSDTFPGMPFVEGNNISLAYVSNDLDEIKSTFNKLSEGGTVGLELQETFWSKIYGQLTDKFGIQWQFNFES, from the coding sequence ATGTCAGTTGATGCATATCTTAATTTTAATGGGAATTGTCGAGAAGCAGTAGAGTTCTACGCAGAGGTTTTTGGAACGGAACAACCTAATATCATGACTTTTGGAGAAACACCGCCTAATCCGGAATTTACCCTTCCAGAAGAAGCGAAAAATTTAGTCATGCATTCAAGGCTAAATATTAATGGAAGCAATATCATGTTTTCAGATACTTTTCCTGGTATGCCTTTTGTTGAAGGAAACAATATCAGCCTGGCATATGTCAGTAATGATTTGGATGAAATTAAATCGACCTTTAACAAACTAAGTGAAGGCGGCACGGTTGGTCTAGAGCTCCAAGAAACATTCTGGAGTAAAATTTACGGTCAGTTAACCGATAAATTCGGAATCCAATGGCAATTTAACTTCGAGAGCTGA
- a CDS encoding VOC family protein, producing MKNKIQKITTNLWFDTQAEEAAKFYTSIFENSKIGRITRYGNEGNHIHGMPEGSVMTVEFELEGQAFVALNGGPQYKFTEAISFIIHCEEQEDVDYYWEKLSEGGDEKAQVCGWLKDRFGVSWQIVPASLSEMVNDSNPEKSERVMKALLQMKKIDIKTLEQAYKG from the coding sequence ATGAAAAACAAAATTCAAAAAATCACAACTAACTTGTGGTTTGATACACAAGCTGAAGAGGCGGCGAAGTTCTACACTTCAATCTTTGAAAATTCTAAGATCGGAAGAATTACTCGCTATGGAAATGAAGGAAATCATATCCACGGGATGCCAGAGGGATCAGTGATGACCGTTGAGTTTGAATTGGAAGGACAAGCATTCGTAGCATTAAATGGCGGTCCTCAATACAAATTCACAGAGGCAATATCATTTATCATCCATTGCGAGGAGCAAGAAGATGTGGACTATTATTGGGAAAAACTCTCCGAAGGCGGAGACGAAAAGGCGCAAGTGTGCGGTTGGCTGAAAGATCGATTTGGTGTGTCATGGCAAATTGTCCCTGCGAGCCTATCCGAGATGGTAAACGACTCCAATCCTGAAAAATCGGAAAGAGTTATGAAAGCGCTGCTCCAAATGAAAAAAATTGACATAAAAACTTTAGAACAGGCGTATAAAGGATAG
- a CDS encoding DUF402 domain-containing protein codes for MENIFKQALQRGDKIIERKIRYDSLVVEHNCLLLKAQHQNVVLFHEIMDSFTMKAGSIKLTIPIGSYTIAYYWKDRPYNLYIWRDNEGKYLGSYFNIVRNTYMADTLVSFEDLIIDILLLPDGDYFILDEEELPVPLEQFESGSVKQALNSLLDSFDILLSQIISESEKLYKHKDLLPWLNNN; via the coding sequence ATGGAAAATATATTTAAGCAAGCACTTCAACGTGGCGATAAAATAATAGAAAGAAAAATCCGCTATGACTCCTTAGTTGTAGAACATAACTGTTTGCTGTTAAAAGCACAACATCAAAATGTCGTGCTTTTTCATGAAATCATGGATTCGTTCACGATGAAAGCAGGTTCTATAAAATTAACCATTCCTATAGGCAGTTATACGATTGCTTATTATTGGAAAGACCGTCCTTATAATTTATACATTTGGAGAGATAACGAAGGGAAATATTTAGGGTCCTATTTTAATATTGTAAGAAATACATATATGGCGGATACGTTGGTATCCTTTGAGGATTTGATTATTGATATTTTGTTACTTCCGGACGGGGACTACTTTATTTTAGACGAGGAAGAGTTACCTGTGCCATTAGAGCAATTTGAGAGTGGTTCTGTTAAACAAGCCCTAAACTCCTTACTTGATTCCTTTGATATTCTTCTATCCCAAATCATTTCAGAATCCGAGAAACTTTATAAACATAAAGACCTCCTTCCATGGTTGAACAACAATTGA
- a CDS encoding lysozyme family protein → MKKKRKKSKNVFVIFILIFAFLLIKEIMRTPYSENVSTSVNTLDSFANVKKYSSLLRDELAKYGLEEHTSTLIALMQQESRGRGGDPMQASESAGLDPNTITDPTESIKYGVKHFKRINEYGNEKGVDFATIIQAYNMGIGYIDFVANEGGKHNEELAKKFSMLQVEKNPTLYDCGGDKDNFRYPYCYGDYSYSAKVSKNIEELAISAQADGE, encoded by the coding sequence GTGAAGAAGAAACGTAAGAAATCAAAGAATGTTTTTGTCATTTTTATCCTGATTTTTGCATTTTTGCTGATAAAGGAGATCATGCGAACCCCCTATTCCGAAAATGTTTCCACATCAGTAAATACGCTTGATTCTTTTGCGAACGTGAAAAAGTATAGTTCACTTCTCCGAGACGAGTTGGCTAAATACGGACTTGAGGAGCATACTTCGACATTGATTGCATTGATGCAGCAGGAAAGCCGAGGACGGGGCGGTGACCCAATGCAGGCATCTGAGTCAGCGGGTCTTGATCCAAATACAATCACAGATCCAACGGAAAGCATTAAGTATGGAGTGAAACATTTTAAGAGGATTAATGAATATGGCAATGAAAAGGGCGTGGATTTTGCCACGATCATTCAAGCATATAACATGGGAATTGGTTATATTGATTTCGTTGCGAATGAAGGGGGCAAGCATAATGAAGAGCTTGCGAAGAAGTTCTCCATGCTTCAGGTCGAAAAAAACCCCACGCTCTATGATTGTGGCGGAGACAAAGATAATTTTCGATACCCATATTGCTACGGTGACTACTCATACAGTGCGAAGGTATCTAAGAACATTGAGGAGCTTGCCATATCGGCTCAAGCTGATGGTGAGTGA
- a CDS encoding DUF4021 domain-containing protein, translating to MDKKIDKEEILDDKKKKYTNEFGADLDEQEMNGLYGMLETEYEDKLHDKEK from the coding sequence ATGGATAAGAAGATTGATAAAGAAGAAATCCTTGATGATAAAAAGAAAAAATATACAAACGAGTTTGGGGCAGATCTTGATGAACAAGAAATGAATGGTCTGTATGGTATGTTGGAAACTGAATATGAAGATAAGCTTCACGATAAAGAAAAGTAA
- a CDS encoding glucose 1-dehydrogenase, with translation MSKRFDGKVVIITGAGSGLGQAAALELAKEGAKLSLVDLNDESLEVTKKLILEIAPKSDVLLITADVSDEEAVKSYVDQTVNKYGRVDGFYNNAGIEGKQAPMAEYDSKVFNKVTDININGVFYGMKYILPIMKEQGSGAVVNVASVGGIRAVLNQSAYVASKHAVAGLTKTAAIEYGQYGISINAIAPGVILTAMVEGSFRQIGGENWEEAMADFVSVNPKKRFGKPEEVGRLVAFLLSGESEFINGVVIPIDGGQSSQY, from the coding sequence ATGAGCAAACGATTCGATGGCAAAGTTGTAATCATTACTGGGGCAGGATCAGGTTTAGGACAAGCAGCCGCATTGGAATTGGCTAAAGAAGGAGCTAAACTTTCATTAGTTGATTTAAACGATGAATCTTTGGAAGTGACAAAAAAATTGATCTTAGAGATTGCACCAAAATCGGACGTGCTTCTGATCACTGCAGATGTATCGGATGAAGAAGCAGTAAAGAGCTATGTAGACCAAACAGTCAACAAATATGGTAGAGTCGATGGATTCTATAATAATGCGGGTATCGAAGGTAAACAGGCCCCTATGGCTGAATATGATAGCAAAGTTTTCAACAAAGTAACGGACATCAATATCAATGGTGTTTTCTATGGTATGAAATACATTCTGCCAATCATGAAAGAACAAGGATCAGGGGCAGTGGTGAACGTGGCTTCTGTAGGTGGAATTCGTGCTGTTCTTAACCAAAGTGCGTACGTTGCAAGTAAACATGCTGTAGCAGGTTTAACAAAAACAGCTGCCATAGAATATGGTCAATATGGAATCAGCATAAATGCCATTGCACCAGGAGTAATCTTAACAGCAATGGTAGAAGGATCATTCAGGCAAATAGGCGGAGAGAATTGGGAAGAAGCAATGGCGGATTTCGTCAGTGTGAATCCTAAGAAACGCTTCGGTAAACCTGAAGAAGTCGGCCGTTTAGTCGCCTTCCTATTATCTGGGGAATCAGAGTTCATCAATGGTGTAGTCATTCCGATTGATGGCGGACAATCTTCACAATACTAA